A genomic region of Bactrocera dorsalis isolate Fly_Bdor chromosome 3, ASM2337382v1, whole genome shotgun sequence contains the following coding sequences:
- the LOC105226669 gene encoding proton-coupled amino acid transporter-like protein pathetic, with amino-acid sequence MTEPKAKEASKSELSLNDFNSRTDLVKTSGDDGEYNPADYRDQAKGQSTSGAMAHFLKSSLGSGILAMPMAFKSGGLLFSMIATLVVGFLCAHCVHILVKTSQSICKDIKVPALGFAETVEKAFENGPKRLRSWSKFAKVFVDASLMATYYAAACVYIVFIAKSFHDVINYDTGLEWSVRAYIALTLIPCLLIGQIRNLRWLVPFSAMANIFILITFGIVLYYLFSEPLVFDDKDLVGGITKIPLFFSTVIFAMEGIGSVMPVENAMKKPQDFLGCPGVLNTSMIIVVVLYAVIGFLGYVRYGDAVQGSITLNLQEGDALADTAKLLMAVAIQFTYGLQFYVPNDILWKMIAHKFNKKNHNIIQIALRTVIILISGGFCLALPSLEIFINLVGAIFFSILGIFVPSVCELVYLWPDRLGWGKWKLYKNIILCAFAIFALVSGSSASIEEIITTLTKKDS; translated from the exons aTGACAGAGCCAAAAGCTAAAGAGGCCTCAAAGTCAGAGTTGAGCTTGAACGATTTCAATTCACG CACAGACTTGGTTAAAACATCGGGAGATGATGGTGAATACAACCCAGCGGATTATAGAGATCAAGCTAAAGGCCAATCGACAAGTGGTGCTATGGCACATTTCCTTAAAAGCTCATTGGGTAGCGGCATTTTGGCTATGCCAATGGCTTTCAAATCGGGCGGTTTGCTGTTCAGTATGATTGCCACGTTGGTGGTGGGCTTCCTCTGTGCGCATTGTGTGCATATATTG GTAAAAACCTCACAAAGTATATGTAAAGACATCAAAGTGCCTGCTTTGGGTTTTGCTGAAACTGTCGAGAAAGCCTTTGAAAATGGTCCCAAACGTTTGCGTTCGTGGTCGAAATTTGCAAA AGTTTTTGTGGACGCAAGTCTAATGGCAACATATTACGCCGCTGCTTGTGTGTATATCGTGTTTATCGCTAAATCATTTCACGACGTGATCAACTACGACACCGGCCTTGAATGGAGTGTGCGCGCTTATATTGCACTGACACTCATACCCTGCTTATTGATTGGTCAAATAAGAAATCTGAGATGGCTAGTGCCATTCTCTGCaatggcaaatattttcatactgaTCACATTCGGCATTGTGCTGTACTATTTGTTTAGTGAACCATTGGTATTCGACGACAAGGACTTAGTTGGTGGAATCACAAAGATACCGCTTTTCTTCTCCACAGTTATCTTCGCTATGGAGGGTATCGGTTCAGTTATGCCCGTGGAAAATGCCATGAAGAAACCACAAGATTTCCTTGGCTGTCCTGGTGTACTCAATACATCTATgatcattgttgttgtattatatgCCGTTATCGGATTTTTAGGTTATGTGCGTTATGGTGACGCTGTACAAGGTAGCATTACATTGAATTTACAAGAAGGCGATGC TTTGGCTGATACTGCAAAATTACTGATGGCTGTGGCGATACAGTTTACTTATGGCTTACAGTTCTACGTGCCCAATGACATCCTGTGGAAAATGATCGCACacaagttcaataaaaaaaatcataatattatACAGATAGCTTTACGTACTGTTATAATACTGATTAGTGGTGGCTTTTGTCTTGCACTACCCAGTCtggaaattttcattaatcTTGTCGGTGCTATATTCTTCTCAATACTCG gcATCTTCGTGCCCAGCGTTTGTGAGTTAGTTTATTTATGGCCAGATCGTCTCGGTTGGGGCAAATGGAAGCTATATaagaatattatattatgtgcTTTTGCGATATTTGCGCTGGTATCTGGATCTTCCGCGAGTATAGAAGAAATTATCACGACCCTAACAAAAAAGGACAGTTAG
- the LOC105226670 gene encoding proton-coupled amino acid transporter-like protein CG1139: MADSTTSIPTSKEKSNSVFTLNDFNSRTQLTEKAQLGDEYNPADHRDQVNGQTTGGALAHLLKSSLGTGILAMPMAFYNGGLLFGMIATLVVGFLCTHCVQILVKTSQDICKEIRVPALSYAETAEKVFENGPKRLRSWSNFAKQFVDGGLMGTYFAAACVYMVFIATSFHDVINYDTGLKWDVRIYIAIIVIPCLLIGQIRNLKWLVPFSAMANIFIVVTFVIVLYYLFSEPLVFEDKPLIAKASQLPLYFATVIFAMEGIGVVMPVENTMKNPQRFLGCPGVLNTAMIVVVSLYAVIGFLGYARYGSDVLGSITLNLKEGVPLADTAKLLMAVAILFTYGLQFYIPNEILWKKISHKFNEQHHNRTQILLRTGIILISGGVAAAIPNLEPFISLVGAIFFSLLGIFAPSVCETVYLWPDRLGWCKWKLYKNIFLAAFSICALIAGSTASIHEIIKMYTE, encoded by the exons ATGGCGGATTCCACCACTTCAATACCAACATCCAAAGAGAAGTCAAATTCAGTATTTACGCTGAATGATTTCAATTCACG CACCCAGCTAACCGAAAAGGCACAGCTTGGCGATGAGTATAACCCAGCGGATCATCGTGACCAAGTCAATGGTCAAACGACAGGTGGCGCGTTAGCGCATTTGTTGAAGAGTTCATTAGGCACCGGTATTCTGGCCATGCCAATGGCCTTCTACAATGGCGGTTTGCTGTTCGGCATGATTGCCACGTTGGTGGTCGGCTTCCTTTGTACGCATTGTGTGCAAATATTG GTTAAAACATCGCAAGATATTTGCAAAGAAATCAGAGTACCTGCCTTGTCATATGCTGAGACAGCCGAGAAGGTTTTCGAAAACGGACCAAAACGTTTGCGGTCATGGTCGAATTTTGCGAA GCAATTCGTTGATGGCGGTCTGATGGGCACATACTTCGCCGCCGCTTGCGTTTACATGGTGTTCATTGCCACATCATTTCACGACGTGATCAACTATGACACCGGTCTTAAATGGGATGTGCGCATTTATATTGCGATTATTGTAATACCCTGCCTATTAATTGGACAAATAAGGAATTTAAAATGGCTTGTACCATTTTCAGCTATGGCCAACATATTCATTGTGGTCACATTCGTCATTGTGTTATACTATTTATTCAGCGAACCTTTGGTGTTCGAAGACAAACCGCTGATAGCGAAAGCCTCACAGCTACCGCTCTACTTTGCGACTGTCATCTTCGCCATGGAGGGTATTGGCGTAGTTATGCCCGTCGAGAATACCATGAAGAACCCACAAAGATTTCTTGGCTGCCCCGGTGTGCTCAATACAGCTATGATTGTGGTAGTGTCATTGTATGCGGTAATCGGTTTCTTAGGTTATGCACGTTATGGCAGCGATGTGCTTGGTAGCATTACTTTGAACCTGAAGGAAGGTGTACC TTTGGCTGACACGGCGAAATTGCTGATGGCCGTTGCCATACTTTTCACTTATGGACTGCAGTTCTACATACCCAACGAAATTCTCTGGAAAAAAATTAGTCACAAATTTAACGAACAACATCACAATAGAACCCAAATACTTTTACGTACCGGTATTATATTGATTAGTGGTGGCGTTGCTGCGGCTATACCCAATCTAGAACCATTCATCAGTTTGGTGGGCGCCATCTTCTTCTCACTGTTGG GCATTTTTGCGCCCAGCGTGTGTGAGACGGTTTACTTGTGGCCCGATCGTTTGGGCTGGTGCAAATGGAAGCTGTacaagaacatttttttggcTGCCTTTTCGATATGCGCTCTGATTGCTGGCTCAACAGCAAGTATACATGAAATCATCAAAATGTACACGGAATAA